A single genomic interval of Microbacterium sp. LWO14-1.2 harbors:
- a CDS encoding ABC transporter substrate-binding protein, whose product MFRRTRRLALISAIAASAVILSACTGTAEPESTAPVGDPDPDATLQVGLVLEPTNLDIRHTSGAAIEQILIDNIYEGLVSRDEENQIVPRLASDYEVSDDGLTYTFTLNEGITFHNGTALTSADVVSSYEAVRTDATLQGNAEFASVASITAPDPTTVQIVLAEPNQNFLFSLTGPAGLVFQTGDATDLKTAENGTGPFTLSRWNKGSTITFARYDAYWGEPAGVAEVEFQYIPDFTAGVNTALDGGVQVLTAVDPNLAPQLEDSGDFTLTTGRTTDKATLAFNNAKAPLDDVRVREALRLAIDHEGLVEAVGAGSTLYGPIPELDPGYEDLSDVISYDPEKAKELLKEAGQEDLELTLTIPSFYGTTVPKVLISDFQKVGVTLKVDSVEFPTWLEDVYTNHDYDLSFVLHVEPRDFGNFADPEYYFGYDNSEVQGLYSKALAEVDPDESSKLLAQAARIVSEDHAADWLYNGATITAVSPVVKGFPQDSINSRINLAGVTVAAEK is encoded by the coding sequence ATGTTCCGACGTACCAGGCGACTCGCGCTGATCTCCGCGATCGCGGCGAGCGCCGTCATCCTGAGCGCCTGCACCGGCACCGCCGAGCCCGAGAGCACCGCTCCGGTCGGCGACCCCGATCCCGACGCGACGCTGCAGGTCGGCCTCGTCCTCGAGCCGACCAACCTCGACATCCGCCACACCAGCGGAGCAGCGATCGAGCAGATCCTCATCGACAACATCTACGAGGGTCTGGTGAGCCGCGACGAGGAGAACCAGATCGTCCCTCGCCTCGCCTCCGACTACGAGGTGTCGGACGACGGCCTGACCTACACGTTCACGCTGAACGAGGGCATCACCTTCCACAACGGCACGGCTCTCACGTCGGCCGACGTCGTCTCCTCGTACGAGGCCGTGCGCACCGACGCGACGCTGCAGGGCAACGCCGAGTTCGCCTCCGTCGCGTCGATCACGGCCCCCGATCCGACGACCGTGCAGATCGTCCTCGCCGAGCCCAACCAGAACTTCCTGTTCTCGCTGACCGGTCCCGCCGGTCTCGTGTTCCAGACGGGCGACGCGACGGATCTCAAGACCGCCGAGAACGGCACGGGCCCGTTCACGCTCTCGCGGTGGAACAAGGGCAGCACGATCACGTTCGCGCGCTACGACGCGTACTGGGGCGAGCCGGCCGGCGTCGCCGAGGTCGAGTTCCAGTACATCCCGGACTTCACGGCGGGCGTGAACACCGCGCTCGACGGCGGCGTGCAGGTCCTCACGGCCGTCGACCCGAACCTCGCTCCTCAGCTCGAGGATTCAGGTGACTTCACCCTCACCACCGGCCGCACGACCGACAAGGCGACGCTGGCGTTCAACAACGCCAAGGCGCCGCTCGACGACGTGCGCGTGCGCGAGGCGCTCCGGTTGGCGATCGACCACGAGGGTCTCGTCGAGGCGGTCGGCGCCGGCTCCACGCTGTACGGTCCCATCCCGGAGCTCGACCCGGGCTACGAGGACCTCTCCGACGTGATCTCCTACGACCCCGAGAAGGCGAAGGAGCTGCTGAAGGAGGCCGGTCAGGAAGACCTGGAGCTGACGCTCACGATCCCCAGCTTCTACGGCACGACCGTGCCCAAGGTCCTGATCTCCGACTTCCAGAAGGTCGGCGTCACGCTGAAGGTCGACTCCGTCGAGTTCCCGACCTGGCTGGAGGACGTGTACACGAACCACGACTACGACCTCAGCTTCGTGCTGCACGTCGAGCCGCGCGACTTCGGCAACTTCGCCGACCCCGAGTACTACTTCGGCTACGACAACTCCGAGGTGCAGGGCCTGTACTCGAAGGCCCTCGCCGAGGTGGACCCCGACGAATCGTCGAAGCTGCTCGCGCAGGCGGCGCGCATCGTGTCGGAGGACCACGCGGCGGACTGGCTCTACAACGGGGCGACGATCACCGCCGTGAGCCCGGTGGTGAAGGGCTTCCCGCAGGACTCCATCAACTCGCGCATCAACCTCGCCGGCGTCACCGTCGCCGCCGAGAAGTGA
- a CDS encoding ABC transporter permease, giving the protein MIRYALVRGALLVAGLLVSSVIIFLTLRVFPGDVAQLIAGTQASPAEVEALRESLGLNRPLPAQYAEWIGGLFRGDLGTSLLSGASVGEELAQKAQVTVPLGILSLLIAVLIAVPFGILAALQRGRRAGTALSVGAQALAAVPVVWAGMMLIVVFSVWLGWLPPQGFPRTGWSTPGKALESLLLPALTIGIVEGAMLMRFVRSATLQAAGQDFVRTAAAKGLTRTRALVSHGIPAVGLSIVTVLGLQVAGIIVGSVVIEQLFTLPGIGRMLVTDVGTRDLVKVQSELLVLTGFVLVVGFVVDLVHRAIDPRQREA; this is encoded by the coding sequence GTGATCCGCTACGCGCTCGTCCGAGGAGCCCTGCTCGTCGCAGGGCTCCTCGTGTCGAGCGTCATCATCTTCCTCACCCTCCGCGTGTTCCCCGGCGACGTCGCTCAGCTGATCGCGGGGACCCAGGCGTCACCCGCCGAGGTCGAGGCCCTGCGCGAGTCGCTCGGACTCAACCGTCCGCTGCCCGCGCAGTACGCGGAGTGGATCGGCGGCCTGTTCCGCGGCGACCTCGGGACCTCCCTGCTCTCGGGCGCATCGGTCGGAGAAGAGCTCGCGCAGAAGGCGCAGGTGACGGTACCGCTCGGCATCCTGTCGCTGCTCATCGCCGTGCTGATCGCTGTGCCCTTCGGCATCCTCGCGGCTCTGCAGCGCGGTCGGCGCGCCGGGACCGCCCTCAGCGTGGGCGCCCAGGCCCTGGCCGCCGTACCCGTCGTGTGGGCGGGCATGATGCTGATCGTCGTCTTCTCGGTGTGGCTGGGCTGGCTCCCGCCGCAGGGCTTCCCGCGCACCGGCTGGAGCACCCCGGGCAAGGCGCTCGAGTCGCTGCTGCTCCCGGCGCTGACGATCGGCATCGTGGAGGGCGCGATGCTCATGCGGTTCGTCCGCAGCGCCACCCTCCAGGCCGCCGGCCAGGACTTCGTGCGCACGGCGGCCGCGAAGGGCCTGACCCGGACGCGAGCGCTCGTCTCGCACGGCATCCCGGCCGTCGGACTGTCGATCGTGACGGTACTCGGCCTGCAGGTGGCCGGGATCATCGTGGGCTCGGTCGTCATCGAGCAGCTGTTCACCCTCCCGGGCATCGGCCGCATGCTCGTCACCGACGTCGGCACACGCGACCTCGTCAAGGTGCAGAGCGAGCTGCTGGTCCTCACCGGGTTCGTGCTCGTCGTCGGATTCGTGGTCGACCTCGTCCACCGCGCCATCGACCCGCGGCAGAGGGAGGCCTGA
- a CDS encoding ABC transporter permease, with product MSDWFARLWRSGTGRFGVIVVAVIATTALLSLFWTPFDPQDSDLRSRWATPSWPHLLGTDDTGRDILSLLMAGARTTVFVSVGAGLVATVVGIALAALGALTSRWLRETVAVLVDILIAFPVLLIAMMISSVWGGSLWVVIWSVGIGFGVNIARVTRPELRRVQQSDFILAARAAGLTAGQSLVRHLLPNVAPVFIVQLSWSMAVAVLAEAGLSYLGFGASVVEPSWGLLLSDLQRYIGVHPLSVIWPGLAITITVLALNLLGDGLREATDPTLRHRAAETHTPAVVA from the coding sequence ATGTCCGACTGGTTCGCCCGGCTCTGGCGCAGCGGCACGGGACGCTTCGGGGTGATCGTGGTCGCCGTCATCGCCACGACCGCCCTCCTCTCGCTCTTCTGGACGCCGTTCGATCCCCAGGACTCCGACCTGCGGTCTCGCTGGGCGACGCCGAGCTGGCCGCATCTGCTCGGCACCGACGACACCGGTCGCGACATCCTCAGCCTGCTCATGGCCGGAGCCCGCACCACGGTCTTCGTGAGCGTCGGCGCCGGGCTGGTGGCCACCGTGGTGGGCATCGCCCTCGCGGCGCTCGGCGCCCTCACCTCGCGCTGGCTGAGAGAGACCGTCGCCGTGCTCGTCGACATCCTCATCGCCTTCCCCGTGCTGCTCATCGCCATGATGATCTCCTCGGTCTGGGGCGGCTCTCTGTGGGTCGTCATCTGGTCGGTGGGCATCGGCTTCGGCGTCAACATCGCCCGTGTCACGCGGCCCGAGCTGCGGCGCGTGCAGCAGAGCGACTTCATCCTCGCGGCGCGGGCCGCCGGCCTCACCGCCGGCCAGAGCCTCGTGCGCCATCTGCTGCCGAACGTGGCCCCGGTGTTCATCGTCCAGCTGTCGTGGTCGATGGCCGTCGCGGTGCTGGCCGAAGCCGGCCTGTCGTACCTGGGCTTCGGAGCCTCGGTCGTCGAACCCAGCTGGGGTCTGCTGCTCTCCGATCTGCAGCGCTACATCGGCGTGCATCCGCTGTCCGTCATCTGGCCGGGGCTCGCGATCACGATCACGGTTCTCGCCCTCAACCTGCTCGGTGACGGACTGCGCGAGGCCACCGACCCGACCCTGCGGCATCGAGCCGCCGAGACCCACACTCCGGCGGTGGTCGCATGA
- a CDS encoding ABC transporter ATP-binding protein, giving the protein MSLEVDGLVVEIDGRRVVDGVSFAVPDGARLGLIGESGSGKSLTALAVLGLLPDGATASGSVRWNGTELIGMPDRELARLRGDEIGIVFQEPRTALNPIRTVGRQIVESIRIHEGIGRRQARERAVQEAARVRLPDPSSIIDRYPHQLSGGQRQRVAIAMALACRPRLLIADEPTTALDVTIQAEILSLLLSLVADQGMSLVFITHDLAVLAHVATHGVVLEHGRVVEQAPVATLLSAPTSPITQGLLRDATATLWRPEGGTP; this is encoded by the coding sequence ATGAGCCTCGAGGTCGACGGTCTCGTCGTCGAGATCGACGGGCGCCGGGTGGTCGACGGCGTCTCGTTCGCGGTCCCTGACGGTGCGAGGCTCGGTCTGATCGGCGAGTCCGGATCGGGCAAGTCCCTCACCGCCCTCGCCGTGCTCGGGCTGCTCCCCGACGGCGCGACCGCGAGCGGCAGCGTCCGGTGGAACGGCACGGAGCTGATCGGGATGCCGGATCGCGAGCTCGCTCGACTGCGCGGCGATGAGATCGGCATCGTGTTCCAGGAGCCTCGCACCGCGCTGAACCCGATTCGCACCGTGGGGAGGCAGATCGTCGAGTCGATCCGCATCCACGAGGGCATCGGTCGCAGGCAGGCGCGGGAGCGCGCGGTGCAGGAGGCGGCACGGGTGCGTCTGCCCGACCCCTCATCGATCATTGACCGCTACCCGCACCAGCTGTCCGGCGGCCAGCGGCAGCGCGTCGCCATCGCGATGGCGCTCGCCTGCCGGCCGCGTCTGCTCATCGCCGACGAGCCGACGACGGCGCTCGACGTGACCATCCAAGCCGAGATCCTGTCGCTGCTGCTGTCGCTCGTCGCGGACCAGGGCATGTCGCTCGTGTTCATCACCCACGATCTCGCCGTGCTCGCTCACGTGGCCACGCACGGCGTCGTGCTGGAGCACGGACGCGTCGTCGAGCAGGCGCCCGTCGCCACGCTGCTCAGCGCACCGACCTCGCCGATCACGCAGGGGCTGCTGCGAGATGCGACCGCGACCCTGTGGCGCCCGGAGGGAGGGACCCCATGA
- a CDS encoding ABC transporter ATP-binding protein, which translates to MSLIEARGLSRDFVVPRRAAFERARRQTALAPTDLDVAEGSSVGIIGESGSGKSTLVRLLLGLDTPTTGTVDVGGRRVDATASARSLHWLRRETGLVFQDPYASLDPRMTAGQIIREPLWALGIEGDHPARVREVLGQVGLDPEMAERYPHEFSGGQRQRIALARAIVHRPRILVGDEPLSALDVTVRAQILDLLIELRRTTDLTLLLVSHDIGVVQNLCDTVVVMKDGHVVEKGPTADVLLRPTQDYTRALLAAIPVIPHPEP; encoded by the coding sequence ATGAGCCTGATCGAGGCCCGCGGTCTGAGCCGCGACTTCGTGGTCCCCCGCCGTGCCGCGTTCGAGCGCGCACGACGGCAGACGGCGCTGGCCCCCACCGACCTCGATGTCGCCGAGGGGTCCTCGGTCGGCATCATCGGCGAGTCAGGCTCGGGCAAGTCGACGCTCGTGCGGCTGCTGCTCGGCCTGGACACGCCGACGACCGGCACGGTCGACGTCGGAGGCAGGCGCGTCGACGCCACGGCATCCGCTCGTTCCCTGCACTGGCTCCGCCGTGAGACGGGTCTCGTGTTCCAGGATCCGTACGCCTCGCTCGATCCCCGTATGACGGCGGGGCAGATCATCCGGGAGCCGCTGTGGGCCCTCGGCATCGAGGGCGACCATCCGGCGCGGGTGCGGGAGGTCCTCGGGCAGGTCGGTCTGGACCCGGAGATGGCAGAGCGGTACCCGCACGAGTTCTCCGGCGGTCAGCGCCAGCGCATCGCGCTCGCCCGCGCGATCGTGCACCGCCCGCGGATCCTCGTCGGCGACGAGCCGCTCTCGGCGCTGGACGTCACGGTGCGGGCGCAGATCCTGGACCTGCTGATCGAGCTGCGGCGCACGACCGACCTCACGCTGCTGCTCGTCTCCCACGACATCGGGGTGGTGCAGAATCTCTGCGACACCGTCGTGGTCATGAAGGACGGACACGTCGTCGAGAAGGGTCCGACGGCCGATGTGCTGCTGCGGCCCACCCAGGACTACACCCGCGCTCTGCTGGCGGCGATCCCCGTCATCCCCCACCCCGAGCCCTGA
- a CDS encoding N-acetyltransferase family protein, producing MQFEPGDRRRVLPRHLRPQQAPDVFSYSIRPARSADLGHVREIYNHFVSNSVVTLDERRSSIPYWREKFAFLSRLGLPFLVAVSPSGVVLGYALAQPWAGKNAYRYTVEDSIYLGPGAGGKGLGKALLQALIDACEQLGIREMVAVISDSKAEASIRLHERLGFVEAGRMGRVGHKFGRDLGTVYMRRALKPTKRRRLFGGPATR from the coding sequence ATGCAGTTCGAGCCGGGGGACCGTCGTCGCGTCCTGCCGCGCCATCTGCGCCCGCAGCAGGCGCCGGACGTCTTCTCGTACAGCATCCGACCCGCGCGCTCGGCCGACCTGGGGCACGTCCGGGAGATCTACAACCACTTCGTGAGCAACTCGGTCGTGACGCTCGACGAACGGCGCAGCAGCATCCCGTACTGGCGGGAGAAGTTCGCGTTCCTCAGCAGGCTTGGCCTGCCGTTCCTCGTCGCGGTGTCGCCCTCGGGCGTCGTGCTCGGATACGCACTCGCCCAGCCGTGGGCGGGGAAGAACGCGTACAGGTACACGGTCGAGGACTCGATCTACCTCGGCCCAGGTGCCGGCGGAAAAGGACTGGGGAAGGCGCTCCTGCAGGCGCTCATCGACGCCTGCGAGCAGCTCGGCATCCGGGAGATGGTCGCCGTGATCAGCGACAGCAAGGCGGAGGCGTCGATCAGACTGCACGAGCGGCTCGGGTTCGTCGAGGCCGGGCGCATGGGTCGCGTCGGGCACAAGTTCGGCCGAGACCTCGGCACGGTCTACATGCGGCGGGCGCTGAAGCCGACGAAGCGTCGGCGACTCTTCGGGGGACCAGCAACCCGCTGA
- a CDS encoding uracil-DNA glycosylase, whose product MTARTLAQLAADGAIDQGWADALAPEQDTITALGQRLRSEQAEGRGYLPAGGDVLRAFQRPLSDVKVLITGQDPYPTPGHPIGLSFAVERHVRPLPRSLGNIYRERESDLGLPPAPHGDLTAWSDQGVLLLNRVLTVRPGEAASHRGWGWEKVTELAIRALVARDRPLVAILWGKDAANLQPLLGDTPVIASAHPSPLSASRGFFGSRPFSRANALLAELGAEPVDWRVEGERPLS is encoded by the coding sequence ATGACGGCGCGGACCCTCGCCCAACTCGCCGCCGACGGCGCCATCGACCAGGGATGGGCCGACGCCCTCGCCCCCGAGCAGGACACGATCACCGCGCTGGGGCAACGGCTGCGCTCCGAGCAGGCCGAGGGGCGCGGGTACCTCCCCGCGGGCGGTGACGTGCTGCGGGCGTTCCAGCGCCCGCTCAGCGACGTGAAGGTGCTGATCACCGGCCAGGACCCGTACCCGACCCCCGGGCATCCGATCGGGCTCTCGTTCGCGGTGGAGCGGCACGTGCGCCCGCTCCCGCGGAGTCTCGGCAACATCTACCGGGAGCGCGAGAGCGACCTCGGCCTCCCGCCCGCGCCGCACGGCGATCTCACCGCGTGGAGCGATCAGGGGGTCCTGCTGCTCAACAGGGTGCTCACCGTGCGTCCCGGCGAGGCCGCTTCGCACCGCGGCTGGGGCTGGGAGAAGGTCACCGAGCTCGCGATCCGCGCCCTCGTCGCGCGCGACCGGCCGCTCGTCGCGATCCTCTGGGGGAAGGATGCCGCGAATCTGCAGCCGCTCCTCGGAGACACCCCCGTCATCGCCTCGGCGCACCCGTCGCCGCTGTCGGCGAGCCGCGGCTTCTTCGGCTCCCGGCCGTTCTCCCGCGCGAATGCGCTGCTCGCAGAGCTCGGTGCCGAACCGGTCGACTGGCGCGTCGAGGGGGAGCGGCCCCTAAGCTGA
- a CDS encoding SDR family oxidoreductase: MAKRRAVVTGASSGIGEATVRALRARGWDVVGVARREDRLATLVAETGASAIACDLTDADAVAALVEELDATGPVHALVQVAGGARGTDRVEDGSIADWQWMFDANVLSSQRLVAGLLPLLRRAAAVDGHADTLFVTSTAAQVAYPGGAGYNAAKAAESMLVHALRLELNGEPIRVSEVAPGLVHTEEFTLNRLGGDKAAAEAVYSGVEQPLLAEDVADVIAYALDAPGHVNLDLVTMRPVAQSANHLLARGPLRVRMVDER, translated from the coding sequence ATGGCGAAGAGGCGTGCAGTGGTGACAGGGGCGAGCTCGGGGATCGGGGAGGCGACGGTGCGCGCACTGCGCGCCCGAGGGTGGGACGTCGTCGGCGTCGCCCGCCGTGAGGACCGGCTCGCCACCCTCGTGGCGGAGACCGGCGCGTCCGCGATCGCCTGCGACCTCACGGACGCGGATGCCGTCGCCGCCCTCGTCGAGGAGCTCGACGCCACGGGTCCGGTGCACGCCCTGGTGCAGGTCGCCGGCGGTGCGCGCGGCACGGACCGCGTCGAGGACGGGTCGATCGCCGACTGGCAGTGGATGTTCGACGCGAACGTGCTGTCGAGTCAGCGTCTGGTCGCAGGGCTGCTTCCACTGCTTCGTCGGGCGGCGGCCGTCGACGGGCACGCCGACACGCTCTTCGTGACCTCGACCGCCGCGCAGGTGGCCTACCCGGGCGGCGCGGGCTACAACGCCGCGAAGGCCGCTGAGTCGATGCTCGTGCACGCTCTGCGCCTCGAGCTCAACGGCGAGCCCATCCGCGTCTCCGAGGTGGCACCGGGCCTCGTGCACACCGAGGAGTTCACCCTCAATCGCCTCGGCGGCGACAAGGCGGCTGCGGAGGCCGTGTACTCGGGTGTCGAGCAGCCGCTGCTCGCCGAGGACGTCGCCGACGTGATCGCGTACGCGCTCGACGCGCCCGGACACGTGAACCTCGACCTCGTCACGATGCGTCCGGTCGCCCAGTCGGCGAACCACCTGCTGGCGCGGGGACCGCTCCGCGTGCGCATGGTCGACGAGCGATGA
- a CDS encoding bifunctional o-acetylhomoserine/o-acetylserine sulfhydrylase produces the protein MSAPETWRFETKQIHSGAAPDPVTKARATPIYQTTSYVFDSADHAANLFALAEFGNIYTRIQNPTQDVLEQRLAALEGGTGALVLSSGQAASTFAVLNIAQAGDHIVSSSSIYGGTYNLFKYTLAKLGIEVTFVENQDDPEEWRRAVRPNTKLFFAETIGNPQINILDIRTVADVAHEAGVPLIVDNTIATPYLIRPFEHGADIVVHSVTKFLGGHGTTIGGVVIDGGTFEWSKNVDRFPGLTEPDPSYHGASYTTAVGDPLAYIIKARVQLLRDLGSSIAPQSAWNLIQGIETLSLRIERHVQNAQEIAEWLDGRDDVASVNYSGLPSSPWYAAANRYAPKGVGAVLSFELKGGVEAGREFVNSLSLFSHLANIGDVRSLVIHPASTTHAQLTPEQQLTAGVTPGLVRLSVGIENIDDLKADLDQALAAARRVSEAARA, from the coding sequence ATGTCCGCACCCGAGACCTGGCGTTTCGAGACCAAGCAGATCCACTCCGGCGCAGCGCCCGACCCGGTCACCAAGGCCCGTGCGACGCCGATCTACCAGACGACCTCGTACGTGTTCGACAGCGCGGACCACGCGGCGAACCTCTTCGCCCTCGCCGAGTTCGGCAACATCTACACCCGCATCCAGAACCCGACCCAGGACGTCCTGGAGCAGCGCCTCGCGGCCCTCGAAGGGGGCACCGGCGCCCTCGTGCTCTCCAGCGGCCAGGCGGCGTCGACGTTCGCGGTGCTGAACATCGCCCAGGCCGGCGACCACATCGTGTCCTCCAGCTCGATCTACGGCGGCACGTACAACCTCTTCAAGTACACGCTCGCGAAGCTCGGCATCGAGGTCACCTTCGTCGAGAACCAGGACGACCCCGAGGAGTGGCGTCGCGCGGTCCGACCGAACACGAAGCTGTTCTTCGCCGAGACGATCGGCAACCCGCAGATCAACATCCTCGACATCCGCACGGTCGCCGACGTGGCCCATGAGGCGGGCGTGCCGCTGATCGTCGACAACACGATCGCCACCCCGTACCTGATCCGTCCCTTCGAGCACGGCGCCGACATCGTCGTGCACTCGGTCACGAAGTTCCTCGGCGGACACGGCACCACCATCGGCGGCGTCGTCATCGACGGCGGCACGTTCGAGTGGTCGAAGAACGTCGACAGGTTCCCCGGTCTGACCGAGCCCGACCCCTCGTACCACGGTGCGAGCTACACCACCGCCGTCGGCGATCCGCTGGCCTACATCATCAAGGCCCGCGTGCAGCTGCTGCGCGACCTCGGCTCTTCGATCGCTCCGCAGAGCGCCTGGAACCTCATCCAGGGCATCGAGACGCTGTCGCTGCGCATCGAGCGCCACGTGCAGAACGCGCAGGAGATCGCCGAGTGGCTCGACGGGCGCGACGACGTCGCGAGCGTCAACTACTCCGGTCTGCCCTCGTCCCCCTGGTACGCGGCAGCCAACCGCTACGCACCGAAGGGTGTGGGTGCGGTGCTGTCGTTCGAGCTCAAGGGCGGCGTCGAGGCCGGTCGCGAGTTCGTGAACAGCCTGTCGCTGTTCAGCCACCTCGCCAACATCGGCGACGTGCGCTCGCTCGTAATCCACCCGGCGTCGACCACGCACGCCCAGCTGACGCCCGAGCAGCAGCTCACCGCCGGTGTCACGCCGGGCCTGGTGCGCCTGTCGGTGGGCATCGAGAACATCGACGACCTCAAGGCCGACCTCGACCAGGCTCTGGCGGCGGCCCGCCGCGTGTCGGAGGCTGCTCGCGCCTGA
- a CDS encoding endonuclease/exonuclease/phosphatase family protein: protein MTDVAAPTAARSRQRTAARAIAVSAAGILLATLAVWVPGIVGTAASVVLPWLGLLLGLLVVVALVRARRLLLLLLVPVLVWLLALLPTAPGFATTTDAPTLQVVSQNVRAHSGSAASSAEEIAASSPDVIALTELDGDSLAAARSALDERYPHSYAVGTVGVWSRYPLTSTDALTLGLDWKRALRVTVQTPDAEVAVYVLHAASVRPGQQQGRDTMLANLADRVASDEAAAVVAVGDFNAASADPALGALRGRLDWVRPTDGTLGFTWPAALPLTRIDQVFARGLDVVSSGTMRAGESDHLATVTTFGL from the coding sequence ATGACCGACGTCGCAGCGCCGACCGCCGCCCGCTCTCGTCAGCGGACCGCCGCCCGGGCGATCGCCGTGAGCGCGGCGGGGATACTGCTCGCGACCCTCGCGGTGTGGGTTCCCGGCATCGTCGGCACCGCGGCATCCGTCGTCCTCCCCTGGCTGGGGCTCCTGCTGGGGCTCCTCGTCGTCGTCGCGCTCGTGCGCGCCCGCCGTCTGCTGCTGCTCCTGCTCGTCCCCGTTCTCGTCTGGCTGCTGGCGCTCCTCCCCACCGCCCCTGGGTTCGCGACGACGACCGACGCGCCCACGCTGCAGGTCGTGAGCCAGAACGTGCGCGCGCACTCCGGCAGTGCCGCGTCATCGGCCGAGGAGATCGCCGCGTCCTCCCCCGACGTCATCGCCCTCACCGAGCTCGACGGCGACAGTCTCGCAGCGGCCCGCTCCGCACTCGACGAGCGATACCCGCACTCGTACGCCGTCGGAACGGTCGGGGTGTGGAGCCGCTATCCGCTGACGAGCACCGATGCACTCACTCTCGGCCTCGATTGGAAGCGCGCGCTGCGCGTGACCGTGCAGACGCCGGATGCCGAGGTCGCCGTGTACGTGCTGCACGCCGCCTCCGTGCGCCCCGGCCAGCAGCAGGGCCGCGACACCATGCTCGCGAACCTCGCCGACCGGGTCGCCTCCGATGAGGCCGCCGCCGTCGTCGCCGTCGGCGACTTCAACGCCGCGTCGGCGGATCCCGCCCTGGGCGCCCTGCGAGGACGGCTCGACTGGGTCAGACCGACCGACGGCACCCTCGGGTTCACCTGGCCGGCCGCGCTGCCGCTCACCCGCATCGACCAGGTGTTCGCGCGCGGCCTCGACGTCGTGTCGTCCGGCACGATGCGGGCCGGTGAGAGCGACCATCTCGCCACCGTGACGACGTTCGGCCTCTGA
- a CDS encoding homoserine O-acetyltransferase codes for MDWQTTSEDTVPSAPVTEADVRLLRARPPATGAWRDGDPLGGRRFASFGAFRTESGAELPGIRLAFESWGELNAARDNAILVLHALTGDSHVRGEAGAGHPTAGWWEDIVGPGAALDTDRWFVIAPNMLGGCQGSTGPASIAPRGTEWASRFPYLTIRDQVAAQVRLADALGIDTWAAVIGGSMGGMHALEWAATHPERVERLAVLSSPPVTTADQIALNTVQLETIRMDPRYLSGEYYDLSDGDGPHRGLALARRMALLNYRSPIELNQRFQRSWQSDVSPLGHGGRFAVESYLDFHGNKFTRRFDANSYITLVEAMNSHDVGRDRGGVEAALAAVTARTLVLGIDSDRLFPVDGQHRIARGIPHTIDGDEAVVLVSDFGHDGFLIETQAVGAHLRRLLAA; via the coding sequence ATGGACTGGCAGACGACCTCTGAAGACACGGTGCCCTCGGCACCCGTGACGGAGGCCGACGTCCGGCTGCTCCGCGCGCGACCGCCCGCGACCGGCGCGTGGCGCGACGGCGACCCCCTCGGCGGTCGTCGCTTCGCCTCCTTCGGCGCATTCCGCACCGAGAGCGGGGCCGAGCTGCCCGGCATCCGTCTGGCTTTCGAGTCGTGGGGAGAGCTCAACGCCGCCCGCGACAACGCGATCCTCGTGCTGCACGCGCTGACGGGCGACAGTCACGTGCGCGGCGAAGCCGGCGCCGGCCACCCGACCGCGGGGTGGTGGGAGGACATCGTCGGCCCCGGAGCAGCGCTCGACACCGATCGCTGGTTCGTGATCGCACCGAACATGCTGGGCGGATGCCAGGGATCCACCGGCCCCGCGAGCATCGCGCCGCGCGGCACGGAGTGGGCGTCACGCTTCCCGTACCTGACGATCCGCGATCAGGTCGCTGCGCAGGTGCGCCTCGCCGACGCTCTCGGCATCGACACGTGGGCCGCCGTGATCGGTGGTTCCATGGGCGGCATGCACGCGCTGGAGTGGGCGGCCACCCACCCCGAGCGCGTCGAGAGGCTCGCCGTGCTGTCATCGCCCCCGGTCACCACGGCCGACCAGATCGCGCTGAACACCGTGCAGCTCGAGACGATCCGCATGGATCCGCGCTACCTGAGCGGCGAGTACTACGACCTCTCCGACGGTGACGGGCCCCATCGGGGACTCGCCCTCGCGCGACGGATGGCTCTGCTGAACTACCGGAGCCCGATCGAGCTGAATCAGCGGTTCCAGCGGTCGTGGCAGTCCGATGTGTCGCCGCTGGGGCACGGCGGCCGGTTCGCGGTCGAGTCGTACCTCGACTTCCACGGCAACAAGTTCACGCGGCGGTTCGACGCGAACAGCTACATCACCCTGGTCGAGGCCATGAACTCGCACGACGTCGGTCGCGATCGCGGCGGCGTCGAGGCGGCGTTGGCGGCCGTGACAGCGCGCACGCTGGTGCTCGGCATCGACAGCGACCGGCTCTTCCCCGTCGACGGCCAGCACCGGATCGCTCGCGGCATTCCCCACACGATCGACGGAGACGAGGCCGTGGTGCTCGTGAGCGACTTCGGCCACGACGGCTTCCTCATCGAGACGCAGGCCGTGGGGGCGCATCTGCGCCGACTGCTCGCGGCGTGA